A segment of the Nostoc sp. TCL26-01 genome:
AGTTTGCCGAACTGCGAAACTATCGCACTGGTGATGATTTACGGCTGATTGATTGGAAAGCGACGGCGCGGCGGGTGGGGATACCTTTAGTCAGGGTATTGGAACCAGAACAAGAACAAACTCTAATTATTTTATTAGATCGTGGTCGCTTAATGACTGCCAAAGTCAAAGGTTTGCAGAGATTTGATTGGGGTTTAAATGCTACTTTATCATTAGCATTGGCCGGATTGCATCGAGGCGATCGCGTGGGGGTCGGTGTATTTGATCGGTTAATGCAGACATGGATACCACCAGAACGAGGACAACATCATTTAAGTCAACTCATAGATCGTTTGACTCCCATTCAACCAGTATTACTAGAATCTGATTATTTAGGTGCAGTCACAAATGTCGTTCAACAGCAAACTCGTCGGGCGCTGGTGGTTGTCATTACCGACTTAGTTGATGTCACCGCTTCTACTGAACTCCTCGCCGCACTCACCAGATTAGCACCCCGCTATCTCCCGTTTTGTGTCACCTTAAGAGATCCCCAAGTAGACCAATTAGCACACACTTTTAGTCCAGACATAACTCAAACTTATCGCCGTGCAGTTGCTTTAGATTTACTAGCTCAAAGGCAAGTGGCTTTCGCTCAATTAAAACAAAAAGGTGTCTTGGTACTCGATGCACCAGCTAATCAAATTACAGATCAATTAGTAGAACGTTATTTACAGTTAAAAGCCCGTAATCAACTTTAAAAATACATAACTTCAGTTATACAACTCATTGTGGTAATTAATGCTACAAACTCTCCAATTCTTATTCTGTCAAATCGTCAAGTTTAGCCAATATTCTTAAACCTTCTTCTGGGTTTCCTGTAGCAGCCATTGCTTTAAATCTGGTGTTGGCATCAAATTCCGCTAAAGCGATGGTAGACAGTTCTTCAATTAGTTTATTAACACTGATGCCTCTAGTTTGAGCAAGTTCTTTTAATCTAGTATGCTTGTCGTCTGGTAAACGAATAGTTAAAGTACCCATTTAATTAACTCCTAATAATTTGTTCAGGTTTTAAGATTGATAAATTCGGAAACAGCAATTCCGCATTTTGGAAATCTTTGATGTTATTAGTGGCAATAATTTGAGCATTACCAGCAATAGCTAATTCAATTAAGTGATTGTCAGCTTCATCTTTCAAATTAGGTCGCCATAGGTAGTAAATATAAATCCATTGACTAACGCTCATAAATGAAGCAAGCAAACCAGAAATTTCTGTGGAAGTTAAAGGACATTTGGCAATAATTTCTGATCGCTGCATGACTGATTCATATTCAGAAAATAATGCGTTTCCCATCAAAGGCTGATATTCGCTCTTTAAACAGCGTCGAATTAGTTCCCTACTAGGTCCCTTCGAGCCGATAAGAGCGCTAATAAAAACGCTGGTATCGACTACAATTTTTATCGTCATTTGATAATGGTAGCATATACGCTGTCATAAACGCGATTCCTGCGGACAGCTTTCCTTCTCTACGAGAGGCTGCGCCAACGGAACGCTGCGCGAACGCTAACGCACTCTCAGAGGACGTTTGAAAAGTCTGTTTCTTTGTCATGTTGAATGCAGCGTAGCGGAATGAAACATCTCGGTATGTACCACAAAACCTAGATTCTTCCTGACGCTCCGCTACAGTCAGAATGACATTTTTATACCTACTGAAACTGTTCCAACACCCTCTCAAGCACTACCCAAAGAAGCGATCGCCTACTCAGTTTACAATCCCATGTATATCTTGGTGTTGGGTGACGCTACCGCTATGCCCAATCTACGCTAGTTTGAGTTTTTAGCCTTAACTGCACCGTATTGCTTTATATTTTGTTAATTTATATTTTTCCATAAATTGAATTTATCAATTTCAATAAAAATTTGAATTGCTTTTATCAATGGACTTGCTTTAA
Coding sequences within it:
- a CDS encoding toxin-antitoxin system HicB family antitoxin, which translates into the protein MGTLTIRLPDDKHTRLKELAQTRGISVNKLIEELSTIALAEFDANTRFKAMAATGNPEEGLRILAKLDDLTE
- a CDS encoding DUF58 domain-containing protein, whose translation is MVPAKKVYLLLLLGLAIAPILSLLIGVTFSIAITLLFDIAVLGLMVVDGWRVRTLRVQVSRQLPSRLSIGRDNPVVLNVTSEKTNAVIQIRDDYPVGFGVSVTALNATIAANTTQELTYSVQPTQRGEFAWGNIQVRQLGRWGLAWSDWQIPQSVQVKVYPDLLGLRSLSIRLTLQSSGSMRQSRQLGIGTEFAELRNYRTGDDLRLIDWKATARRVGIPLVRVLEPEQEQTLIILLDRGRLMTAKVKGLQRFDWGLNATLSLALAGLHRGDRVGVGVFDRLMQTWIPPERGQHHLSQLIDRLTPIQPVLLESDYLGAVTNVVQQQTRRALVVVITDLVDVTASTELLAALTRLAPRYLPFCVTLRDPQVDQLAHTFSPDITQTYRRAVALDLLAQRQVAFAQLKQKGVLVLDAPANQITDQLVERYLQLKARNQL
- a CDS encoding putative toxin-antitoxin system toxin component, PIN family, giving the protein MTIKIVVDTSVFISALIGSKGPSRELIRRCLKSEYQPLMGNALFSEYESVMQRSEIIAKCPLTSTEISGLLASFMSVSQWIYIYYLWRPNLKDEADNHLIELAIAGNAQIIATNNIKDFQNAELLFPNLSILKPEQIIRS